The window cAACAGAACGACGAATTCCCTGGCTGAATCCTGACAACATTgaatcattattttcacatttttgtgaTATACAGTATTCTGAGTTTAAATCTGCCAGCTTATGCGACATCAATATATCTAAATGTGTTTATTTCTTACAATTATGTTCTTAGCACTGACCTTGTGTCTTCTCCGATGTTATTTTTGAGAACAGAGACACCTGAGCGACCGCCACAAAAGGGAGGCCCAGGACCTGAAGGAAAACCCCAATGATGAACTCCGCCAGCTGCCATGCAAATCCACCTAAACCAACAAAAAGAACGAACATTTGTGAGTGGTTTTACAGCTTGCCACATGCTATAATTATAAATCCTTAGTATATGTCCATACCCTGTGGATTGGCCAGAAATATTAGGCACCAGACACATGAGGTATTGCAGAGGATGAGTCCAACGGCCAGCACTACTCGCTCCGCCACACGCTTGCTCAGCCAACGTACAAAGAAAAAACCAGCGATCACCTCCACACCACACACACAGTACATGATACTGTTCTCCAACTCACCAAAGTTAAAGAACTTCTGTGTTAGTGGAGTCACCATAGTCTGCATGGagaatattataaaacaaaatattacactaaacgcttatatatatatatatatatatatatacactgtatatatgctATAcctattgtgtgtatgtgtgtttacctCCAGGGCAGTCTGATTAAACAGTGTGATGAACTGAGCTGCCAAAAGGACAACCACCTCCTCTCTGAGGAACTCTGAAATTAGAAAACAACTAGATTCTTACATTTTGTGGAAACagactcagctgggggagccagtccTCCTCTAGTATTACCATaaattaggggtgggcgatataagcaAAAATCTTTATTACGATATTTCATGAAAATTTTCGGTCGATAACGGTATACAACAACTAGAGCCctatgaaatgtattttattttttcacaaaatctgtattattattattatttatcaattTATCAATTCCaatatgtgagatattgcttaaatgttattagtttttatatattattattactacagtgaatataacattttactatatagtagtagactaaaatatttctgtcatattttttcaattcacttattttttgtggaaaactGAGTTAAGCCCTTTCAGTTTCAGTGTGTAGTTGATGGTAATTTCTCCTCGAGATAATAAGTCTGCTGTGTGgctcagtgtgattattaaactacaaaagcctgcaatttaattaaataaatatatagtctgcatgtgctgcatgctttacAGTAaatgagtgctctgctctgtcatctactacacacacaaacatacagagcACGCGTGATGCTcctgatgaggtgttttcagtgtacgaACGGCTTTACACATTCATTCAGAAGAACGCAGCACACGCAGactatgggctctattttcgtgagtgcgcaactGTGCGCCaggtcttatccaattttcgtgagaacgTTAATTCTAGGTGCAATTTTTGTACAGGCGCAAAATGCAAGTGGGCGTGAGTAGGAGtttttgtgctatctgtgggcgCATGTGCACAAAccgtgggtgtattgtatgtaaatgaagtgccgcaaatttcaatttgctattttcctgataaATAGGTCACTGTGCTAAGACGTCTCAAAAGCACGTCTTATATCAGTGCAAAGtgtaaactcagttcctgcatttgcagtttggagattccacatGAAGATGGTAATAAATTTCAggtccaaattctgaaaatatagtggaatgtcaaattatgtccatgacgatcACTATTGATCGAACtgttattggtatttttccacctgctgTCCTGGAGTGAATTTTAAGTCCCTGCAAAAGGGGCctgtggaagaagttggagagagtaaaatgttttgatttggtatcatttttttttttaaccactttgttatttcgataatattttcatttcgtttgaagtgtaatttgaatttagaaatgtttttggttaaaaaaaaatttggtttcaaaaaaagaattaaatttttcaaaatcagtacaagtgaagtgcgttccgaaaaataaaaacaaatgaacaatttattaataataaataataattaaaataatattttatttgcttagcattgtttttccaaaacaagcaaaaagttacgtttctctctttttagttgaacataAGTGTTTGCTTTGAAGAAAACCCCTCCAACAAGCATTTGTTTTGGAATTAGCCTTTCATTCTAGCTATACTGGATATAAATGCACAGCTGATAATGGTGCATTTAATCATTCCAAAGGTAATTTACTCATTGAGATCACTTCTCCATGTTTGCAGCAGAACAGGCACAGGTAGGAAAGCTGACGGTGTCAGCAACAATGAATAAGTGGGGGTGGGGCTTAGTGGAGGGTCAGTAATGGTGCTTCAGTTTTCGCTCTTCGCCAGTTTCTTTCCAAATGTTGAGTAAATGCATAAAGCACATTCTCACTACTTGGCGACATTTTGCATAACTGCGATAGAAACAATACTCGAAAATTCATACCGATTGACATTTCTATCGCATATCCCTACCATAAATGTGCATATACCAAATATTATCTAGTCATGCAGTACGTAGATAATACTTAGATAACTGAGCACAACAGTtgagttctggaaaaaaaaaatcccattattatttattttattatttttcgtATGGAATTGatcattaaaaatatcttatgaaCCTTAAAAGACAGATCaaccatgagctccaaggttggtAATCAGTGATATTTGCTACTGTTGAAGCCACCAATCCGTGTTATTTCAacgtcataaaaaaaaaataataataaaaaaaaagtgattaataGCAGAATTTGTGGTGAATAACTACACGGCAAACAAACTGCGGAAAAAGAGCTCTGCACTTCCAAGGCGCACTGCACATGACACAATCGAGTCGCACTcctacactcttaaactacttaaaaatgtgtaaatatatgaatattttgcaataacttaaaatatattgattctaaaCTTATAATCAactactttaaatcaatagttttatatatttctgtgtttttcgtttgtttacatcattcgcaatgcttcatgggattgtagttcattcgttttttgtctgatttaagaaagtttgtaatgttgtgattcacctcagagttgGTTGGtatggttcatggcttagaactcttatgaGGGATTTTACAAAATCCatatggaaaaaattataataaaaaaataaaaacttcctGAACCAGGAAGGCTGAAAacgtgggcaggcactgttgcactctattgtcaTGTATTCACTCATGGGTCTGGTCACGAGCATTCTCTaacttatttacattttataggGTTTGTCGACTTTAGGAATGCCCACAGAGCAATCGTGgaccgtctgatgcatattgcacacaaaaccagCCACAGCTGGAATCGTCAGTTCCAATCTgaaattaaatgtagtttgagGTTCTCAGAAGCAACAAAaacttaaatgtatattttactttgttttctaAGTTACGTCTATGAAATAATCAGTTCTTATTACTTTAGTACAGACAGAAATTTAGATGCAAAGTCTACACTTCTTCGATGACTTCTACATCGTTTTTGCTCTTACCTCTGCTAGCACTGAAGTTCTTGAAGGGACTGGAGCTGATGTCTTCAGAAGGTGAGGGTGGAGAAGAAATGTGAGTCACGTCACCATTGGGCATTGAAGAAGCTCTGGAGTGGACACTGGTGACTGTACCATATGACCCAGTGAGTTCATGAGGCCCAACCAATGGTTTACCCTCTtcgtcctcctcttcctcttcctcttcacgCTCCACCTCTACCTGTACCACCCTGTTCCTCTGATGTCTGTCATCTTGAGGAGTGATGTCCCAGTACATGAACATCACAGTGAACTGCAGGAGGATCCACAGCAGGCACATGAAGAgctgaaataaaatataatacaatgttAATGTGTAACGCATGTTCGCAAACGTCTGCTGATGCTTCAAACATCCTACTATAGCTCGAGAAGCTTACCCCTGGAGACGTGTATTTATTCGCCATGAAAGGTCCCAACTCAAAGTTACAGAGTCTGAGAAAGATATTAAATGCAGGACCTGGTAGACAATACATACAGTTCTGTTatcagggtccaaaatgaactttGTCATAAATGCAAGACTGAATTGGTAACATTTACTATAAATATTTTATACCGGCCAAGAAAATGCATTTttcggagccccttagaggacaataGTTTCAGGAATAGTTTTGCACTCCCTCGCAATAAttagcgttccctcgcaacagttttgcattctctctcaATAAATTTTGCATTCTCTCTCAATATATtcattttgcgttcccttgaaaatagttttgtgttcccttgcaaaagCTTTGCATACCCTTGCAAAAGGTTTCTCGTTCCCTCgcattagttttgcattcccttgcagacATTTTGCATTACCCTTTCAATAAGTTatccctcataataagttttacGTTCTCTTATAGTTTTACGTTCTCTCTTGACAATCTTTGCGAtccctcgcaaaaagttttgcattctctcgcaataaggtTTGCGCTCCCTTGCAATAGCTTTGCATTCCTTAGCAATAGTTTGCgtcccctcgcaatagttttgcatttcctcgcaataagtttagcgtttcctcgcaataagttttgcatttgcTTGCAGTAGTTTGGCCGTTCCCTCACATTAAGTAAGCATTTCCTTGCaataattttgtgttccctttcaataatttttgtgttttctcgcaataagttATGTGTTCCCTCACAGTAGTTTGGCTGTTCTCTTGCGATAAGTTTTGTGCTCTCACAAAatggtttgcattccctcgcaatagttttgcattccctcgcaacagttttgcgttacctcgcaataaggtttgcattaccctgaaatagttttgcatttcctcgcaataagtttagtgtttcctcgcaataagtttggcaTTCCCTCACAGTAGTTTGGCTGTTCTCTTGCGATATGTTTTGTGCTCTCTTGCAAAatggtttgcattccctcgcaatagtttacatttccTCACAACAGTTTTTCGTTCCTTCGCAATATGGTTTGCGTTCCCTTAAgataattttgcattccctcgcagtagtttgcattccctcacaatagttttggttctctctcaataagttttgcgatcCCTCACAAAAAGATTTGCATTCTCCCTCAATTCTTTtgta of the Myxocyprinus asiaticus isolate MX2 ecotype Aquarium Trade chromosome 49, UBuf_Myxa_2, whole genome shotgun sequence genome contains:
- the mfsd8l1 gene encoding major facilitator superfamily domain-containing protein 8, which produces MDYRRKRRLTFFTIGLIFLLSGIEYAVILPTIWRYLQTLHAAPYFLGLSLSAFSFSGLLAGPLFGHWSDRTRTTKKIILFANLFEIVGNFMYFMGYSKWLLLGSRLVAGIGTGAGSSIFGFLTRNTAPEDRSTVFAAVMACRQAGLLIGPAFNIFLRLCNFELGPFMANKYTSPGLFMCLLWILLQFTVMFMYWDITPQDDRHQRNRVVQVEVEREEEEEEEDEEGKPLVGPHELTGSYGTVTSVHSRASSMPNGDVTHISSPPSPSEDISSSPFKNFSASREFLREEVVVLLAAQFITLFNQTALETMVTPLTQKFFNFGELENSIMYCVCGVEVIAGFFFVRWLSKRVAERVVLAVGLILCNTSCVWCLIFLANPQGGFAWQLAEFIIGVFLQVLGLPFVAVAQVSLFSKITSEKTQGFSQGIRRSVGGLATILGPLWAGGLTSNLYVMLGVMMGLLALLTVMMVVSYERLVEPATIDNPTGSESEE